From the Eschrichtius robustus isolate mEscRob2 chromosome 19, mEscRob2.pri, whole genome shotgun sequence genome, the window GCACCGAGGAGTCCTCAGTTCCTTTAGTTCTCTGCTCTGAGCAGAGGATGACAGATGTGGGGTTGGGAGTAGGGGGGTGGGAATCACTGCACACAAAGGTCAGGGAGGGCCCTTGGCCCCAGCCTATCCACACTCGTGGTTTGTTGAGGTTTCTCTGAGTGACTCACCAACCTTCTAAAACTTGGATCTCATGGAAAAGTCTGGATTTCTCACTTCTATAAAACCTGAAGCTCTGTGCTGCCAGGCCGGCATTGTTGCAGGGCACATGGGCCGACCCTGAGCAGCACCCGTGCCTGCGGGGACAGCTCGCTCGTGGAGCCAGGCATCGTTCTAGGCCTTTTCACACGTTATCTCTGGTCCTCACCACTGCCCTCTGCTATTGTCCCTGCTCTTCTGATGCAGCACGTGGGGGCACAGCACCTTGCTGAAGGCCACACGGTGGTAAGTGATGTGTCCTGAGCTCCAGGACACTATGCTGTCAATTACCTTCAGTTTACCCTGTCCACTCCCTGTGGGCACATGAGGGAGGGGTATGCCAGGGCTGGCGCTAGCCTTTAGctcccagatgaggaaactgaggctccgagagaGGAGGCGTGGTAGGATGGACAAcgctcccaaagatgtccacatcctagtcCTCAGAATCTGTGAACGTTACcctatatggcaaaagggactttacagacgtggttaaattaaggatcttgagatggagacACTATCCTGGATTTTTGGGGTGTGCCCTGAcgtaatcacaagggtctttatAAGAGGGAGGGCAAGAGTATCAAAGGAGGAGATAGGGGAcatgatgatggaagcagaggtaGAAGTGATTCAAGgaaggggccacgagccaaggaatgcaggcagcctctcgaagctggaaaaggccaggaaatggattctcccctagaacctcgAGAAGGACCCCTTttagacttctggtctccagaactgaaAGGGAATAAAcgcatgttgttttaagccactaagtttgcagcaatttgttacagtggccacaggaaatgaaaacagaagatgACCATCGAGGGTGCTGGAGCTGGTGCAGCAGTATGGGGCCTCGCCAGGCTCTGCGAGCCGTGGCTACCTCTGCTGAGGAAGATGTAGCAGGAgcgaggggagggaagggactcTGGAGGACTCTGAGCTGCTGGGCCACGTGGCAGACCTGTGTTCTGTGTGCCTGGCCCCTGCACTGCCCTTTCCCCAGCTGAACTGGCCTTGGCCTTCCGGCCCTTGTTTGCCAAGACGCCCACCCCCAACCTCTGCCCTCCTGGCCTGCATGACGCAGACACCTGCCCTAGTGCCCCCTCAGAGGCCACAGGATTGAATTCCCCAGTCTCTGTGCCTGAgcaactcatttaaaaataaacggatgcgggacttccctggtggtccagcagttgggactccgtgcttcactgcagggggcacgggtttgatccctggtcggggaattgagATCCTTGCATGCcccacagcacggccaaaaaaaaagaactgatgcCTAGTGAGGCTACAGCACAGGGCTGGGGGCTGTGAGGAATGATTCTTGGGAATGAGGAGGGTCCTGACTTACCCTCTAAGTGCTCAGGGAAACAGTCACATACACAGACATCTGCCTTCGAGGCGGCTCTGAAAGCAGAACAAAGTGGGGTAGGAATACGAAGAGAAACAAACATGGGTTGACCTTGAGTTCTTAGTAAGTGCTGGGCTTTACCTACATCATTTCATATAATCCCCTCAGCACCTAAGCCTTAAAGAGAAATAATTAATGCTCATAATTAGGCAGGCTCCGTTCTAGGAATTTTACATACATTTacctatttaatcctcacaataatcccaggaggtgggtcatcttatccccattttatggatgaggaaactaaatCACAGAGAGAAGATGTCACTTGCCGAGGGTCAAATAAGTGGCGTTGGGAATATGAACCCAGCAGGCTGGCTCCAGAGTCAAGGCTCTGAGCCACTTTtcacttgatcttagccaaaaggttGAGAAGTGATCTGAGCCACTTTTCAGAAGGCAGCTGAGGCCAAGGCAGAGTAAGGGCCTCGTGTGCACCCTTGGCCAGAACTAGGTGGTATGGGCTTGGGACTGACACCTGGGTCCATCTGATGGAAAACTCGGTGCCTCTGCCATCACGGCAGGCCCGTCACCTTGACTGGGAGACCAGTTTGAGGTTCTGCGATAGGACAGGTGAGGAGGGCCTCCTCTGGgacaggggatggggaggggcaggTCACAATCAATACAATTTGGCAATTGTGAGCAGCAGCAGACCCGAGGTGAAGGTCCAGGCTTGGTGGCCTCCCAGCAGGCTACATCCTGAGCTGGGGGTCAGGGACCCCACACATCTGAGAGCGGACAGGCTCTCCCTGGGACCAGCAGGGCCTTGGAAGCTGTATGGCGGAGGCCCGGGCTCTAACCAGCAGTGTGACTGCACACGACACCTTGCCCCCTGCAAGCTGAGCGGGTCAGCCTCTGTGATCTGAGTCTGTTCTTGGTAGTTCTTGGCATCGAGCCTGATTCTCAGGGTCCTGCACAGGttgctctctctccccctccccaaaccccTCCCTTGCTGTGCTGGGGCCTCTCTCCAATCCAGGGCTCCACTAACCAGGAACCGTTGCCAGGTGCGCAGGGGGGCCCCCAGAGAatccccccactccccctccccatgaAACAGCCAGGGTGATGCAACCTGCCTGCAATTGCCACCTCACTCCCCAAGCCTGGCTCCTCCGCACTGAAAAAGAGTCCCCAGCAGCCCCACCCATGCTCCCAGCCCCAGCTCAGGAGCTGAAGGGCCTGGGGCAGCTGGACCCCAGAGGACTTTGTGAAGCTGGGGGAGGCCAAGGCATCTGAGTCCTGGATGGGCAATAGGTCCAGAGGTGGGCGTGGGGAGAAGGCTCAGGGTGCCAAGACCTGGGCTCACAGGCACCACTGATGACCCACCGCCCATAAATTCGAATATGCCCTGAAGGGCTAGGGAGCTCAGTGTGCAAGCTGGCACCAGCTCTGCAGGACTGAGTCAGGCCGCGTGGGTGGGGTAATTGGCACCAGAACTCAACTCTATGGGacccaacagatggagagagaaaaaggcacAAGGGGCTGGGACAGGGGGACCAGGGTCTTCtcagtcagcaaacactgcaaTCTACTGGCAGCAAGATTCCCACACTAAGTTCATTCCCAGgtattaaaaaattatcttacCTGGTCATCCTCTCAAAACCCCATAATCCCCGTCTATGAGACAAAACCAAATGGAGGGACATTCCATAGAATATCCAACCTgcactcttcaaaagtgtcaggGTCATGAGAGACAAGGAAAGTCTAAAAAGCCTTCGCAGACCAAGGGTGGCTAAAGAGACGCGACGACTAAGTGTAAGACAAGACGGCATCCTGGAGGGGATCCTGGAACAAAGGAAGGGCGTTAGGGAACAACTGGTGAAATCAGAAGACAAGGTGGCGTCTAGGTAATAGAAACGTACTGATGTTGGCTCCtgagttgtgacaaatgtacgaGCGTAATGCAAGATGTCCAGTGACAGAGACTGGATGAGGGGTATAAGGGGACTCTGCACTGTCTTTGCAGCCTTTCAGTACATCtacaattattccaaaataaaaagtttatttaaagaaaaatactctACCTAGTCCACCTGTTATAATCTAGAAGGTCTTTTCGAAGAAGACTGGGGAGTGACTGTGCCCCCTCACTGCCAGCGGCCTGTCCAAGACTCCCCTAATCCCACTTGCTATCGCTCAAATATCTACACTGAGGAGTGGAAGTCGGTCCTTACTTCTTActtaaaagaactttaaaagcactactgctgggcttccctggtggcgcagtggttgagaatctgcctgctaatgcaggagacacgggttcgagccctggtctgggaagaccccacatgccgtgaagcgactaggcccgtgagccacaactactgagcctgcgtgtctggagcctgtgctccgcaacgggagaggccgcgacagtgagaggcccgcgcaccgcgatgaagagtggcccccgctcgccacagctggagaaagccctcgcacagaaacgaagacccaacacagccataaataaataaattaattaattaaaaaaaaaaaaaaaaaaccaaagggaaaactctcctttaaaaaaaaaaaaaaaaaaaagcactactgCTTAGCAATGGAGATAAAACATACCCACCtcagtaacagtaataataaaaacCCCTTAtgtagcacctactgtgtgccaagcactagtCTAAGCGCACTTGACctggattaactcatttaatcctcaaaacagtaCTAAGAAGCAGGTACTATTAATGGCCACGTATATCAGTACGTTTCTATTAACTCAACTCCATGCTTTATTCTGGTACTGTTAATGGTAACCGAGGCACAGGGAAGGGAAATTGCCAGTTAGCTAGTAAGTGGGGTGTACTCAGCGTTTGAACCCAACAACTTGGCTCCAGAGACTGTGCTCTTCACCACTACTCTATGCTGCCTTGGTAATAACGTAGCCCCTATAGGGCAAGAGTTGGCAGAGTGGACAATAAGTATCCTAAGGGAACACGGTCAGATCCCGTGGAAGACTTCCTGTACGCAACAGCAGCCTGCAcgagggatataatgtacaatacGATAAATATAATCAACACTGCTATATGctgtatatgaaagttgttaagaatgTAAATcctaaagttctcatcacaaggaaaaacgtatgtattttttctatttctttagtgtTGTAACTGTAGGAGGTGACGGATgtccactaaacttattgtggtaataagTTCACgaggtatgtaagtcaaatcattatgttgcacaccttaaacttatacagtgctacatgtcaattatatctcaataaaactgggacaTGCGTAAAAAAGAGCACACCcgtttggaaggaaaaaaaaaaaacctgtgcgTCTTCACTCCCAGATAACGCTCAAGATCAGGGTCCCCCACCTTCTTTGGATCTTGATTCAGTCTCATAAGCACCACAAAAGTGATGAAAAGCTGAACTCCAGGTGTAAGGTCCTGATGTGGATGAATGCAGGGTGGGAAAAGGAGGGGTTTCTGCTGCACAGGAAAGACCCACATCCACTTGGGGCTGGTGGAGGGTCCAGTGTAGGGGGAGGGGATGGCTAGGAAGCCCCATCTCTTTAAGCAATGGAAGTACAGATCTCCCTCTTTCTGGCAGAGTGTGAAGACTGATCTAGTAGCAGCGGGCGGGGTGAGGGGGGTAGCCGAGGTAGAGGATCCTTCGAAAGGAAGtctaggggaggggcagggacagaAGAATGAACCAACGGGCCTGAAAGGAGTGCTAAGGATAAGGGCtgaggagaggtaggcaggggatgGAGAAAAGATAAGACTGAGGGCGATGACAGACTCCCTGCACCAAGATGGGGCTGAGCGTCCATCATTTGAATGGGAGAGGGCGGGGATGGCTGGAAATCACcttggaggagagaaggaaacacaagaacgACCTATTAGCAAGTGTTGCATGTTTAAGTGTCTGGGGCTCCGGCCACGGGGTTCGGAACGGTTGACGCTGGGGCCCAGAGTTCCCTCCTACTTATCATAAAAGAGGCTGAGCGAGCATGTAGGTGGTGGGATCTGGGTTTCACAGGAATGGACTTATTTCTCACAAACGACCCCACCAGGTACACTTGATTATTCTCCTTACTTTACAAATAATCCCCTATCTAAGAGGCTAGAGAATGTAAgttatttgcccaaggccaccctcGCCGGCCTCTGATTTGAACGGAGCGTGCTCTGTGACTCACGCCAGATTCTAAGCCACAAAAAGTGTTGTTCTCAGCGTGGGACGGCAGTTAAGGATAAAGAGATCAACATGTGGCTGACCGGAAATTCGCGAAgcaggggaaaggaaaggagaaataaactagTGCGGGTCTCAGGGAAGAGGAAGGGCCGAGTTACCAAGTCAGAGGGAGCAGAGAACCGGACCCCGGACCACAGGGAGGATGGGGCCGGACCCCAGAGTCAGAGGGAAAGAAGGGTCGGAACCCCCGAGGTCGGGAGGAAAGCGGGGCTAGATCCACAGGTCAGAGAAAGGAGAGGCCCGAACTCCCGAGGTCggaaggaggagggggccggATCCCGGGATCCCCGAGGGCGGGCGGTGAGGCCCGCCGCACGGTTGAGGccgcgcggggcggggcgcggaAGGATCCGGGAAGGCCGTGCTGCGCCACCCCCGGTATATCTGTCCCCAGTCCCCGGGGTCGCCTCACTCCCCATCCTCAGATCATGATCTCTCCTCACACTACCGCGACGCCACCTCAGCCCGCATAGCCCCGGCCATGGCTCTGTAGCCGCGACCCCTCTGTGCCCCCGGCCAGTCTCCCCGCTCACCGCGCCTGCGCTCTCCGCTCCTGCCTTCTTTCTTCAGCCGAGGCCGCCGCCGCCTCTCCTTTGCGCAGCCATGGAGTGAGTAACCGCTCGCCTCTCCCTCTCCAACGGCCTTTCCCGCCCTTTCGAAGCTCGCGGCCCTCACGACCGGGCCTGGGGGGTAGGGAGACGAGACTGAGGAATCACGGTCGCGCAGGCGCAGAAGAGGGAAGACGGGCCGTTCGCGCGCGATCGAGCATGCGCACTCGGCCcgatgggggcggggagggtgcGTTCTTCCAGACAATGTTGGTGTTTAAAGACAGCCCCTGTGCGTTTGCGCCTGCGCACTAGTTCCCAGAGAGGGTGGTTGTTCCCTCCCGCCCTGAATGAGTCTGCGAGCGATTGCTCATGCGCATCTGTCCACCAGCGGTAGTATTTCTATGCAAAGGGCGGGCAGTAAGCAGCCGCACGTGCGCACTGACCCCTAGGAGGGCGGAGGCCTGAGGGAGCAATGGGGCCGCTACGGCGGTGGAGCATGCGCTTTAGCCCTCGGCGAGAGAGCCGCGTGTGGATGGTGGAGAGTGGGGAGCTGTTCTCTACCTGCAGGCTCCACCCGCCGCCTCCACTTTGCTCATCTTCCCTCAGTTTCATTCAGGCACCTGCTGGGGGCGGCGGGGCTGGTTTAGATTGACAGGGGAGAAGGCGGGACTTAGAAACGACCCGTTTAAGGGGATGGAGCTAGGATAAGAGGCGTCACGGAGGGTGGGGCTTGGGGGGGGTAACCCACCGTGAGAAGGGGCGGGACTAAGAAAACCGTTAGCTGAGGGGATGGGGGCGGGACTTGGAGGGACAGTGGTGATCACCGCAAAATTCAAAGGGAAGGGTGGGATTCGAATGGATGACATTGATGAAGAGGCGGGACAGGGGGGAATTCCCCTGGGAAGAGATTTGAGATGGACTCTAGGGAGGAGGTGGGGCCTAAAGGTTGTATTTTAGAGGAAGAGGTGTGGCTGCAAGAAAATTCCCCTgggattgagttttttttttaatgaaacggAATATTATGCAGTAGGTGGGAGGGACTTAAGGAAATTCCCCTGGGAGACCATAAGGTTTCTGTATTGGAAGAATTGGGTCTGGGGAATTCTGAAGAAAAGTAAGTCGGGCGTAAAGAGAATTCCCTTGGGAGTGGGTGGGGCTCAGATTTGGGGAAAGAAAGGGCAGATTTAGAATTCTGAAAGGGCAAGGAATCCCGGGGCCCTGGGGGTATGGCTTGGTTTCCCCGTGGCTTTGGCAGTAGGTGAGGCTGGCCCCGACCCACTCACTTTTGTGTCACACTCGTAGGTACTCCACTTGTGCCTTGGTGCCTGTCTTCGTCCAGCTGAGTAACCTCCAGAGCCTCCTCCCAGTTGTTGGTGCAGCCTTCTCCATTGCCATCCGTGCCCAACGCCCGTGCTGCAGCCATGTCACTCCTGGCGACCCTGGGGCTGGAGCTGGACAGGACCCTGCTCCCAGCTAGCGGGCTGGGCTGGCTCGTAGACTATGGGAAACTccccctggcccctgcccccctGGGCCCCTATGAGGTCCTTGGGGGAGCCCTGGAGGGCGGGCTTCCAGGGGGGGGAGAGCCCCTGGCAGGTAAGGGCAGGCAAAGAATGGAGGTGGGGTGAGCTGggctgtggggggcaggggagaagaattcattcattcacttttcattcattcagtaagtatCTATTGAGCATGTAtaatatgtcaggcactgtcttaggtgctggggatacagctggAAACAAGACTGACATGatccctgccctcttggagctcACACTCTACTGGGGAGACAGACAAGAGACATATTAAATGATGATGCATGGGGATACGTGGGAAACACTTAGTAGCTGAGCTTAAAAATGACAACAAGGACACGTTTAGAGCGGGGAGCCAGGAAACCCTCTCCAAGGCAGTAACATTTTGGCTGAGACCTAAAGAATGGTAAGGAATGAGCCATGAAAAGGGAAGAGCTTTTCAGGTGGAGGAAACAGCATAGGCAGAGCTCCTGAGGCAGGAAGTGTTTTATTCATTAGTGTATCCCAAATGCTTGGTACATAGTGGGTTTTCAATAATTAATTAAAGATGAAACAGGGTGTGTTTATGTGTGATTTAGTTTGCCGTTTACGAGTAAACTAGAGGGTAAATCAAGAAACCACAGATGCAGGCTAATCAGTAAAGAGGATGTTGGAATGGTTGAAGAAATGGCTGGTTGACTGTTTTGTTGTTTGGGTCATTGGTTGGTTGACTGGTTCATTGATTGTTTGGCTAATTGGTCGGTTAGTTGGCTGGTCTGTTGGTCTGTTGACTGGTTTGATGATTCGTTGATCGGTTGGTTGACTGATTGGCTGGTTGGTGGTTTTACTCAATGAATGGGACGAATGAGGTAGTTGTGAGTGGGACCTGGTTGGGTGGAGGATTAGGAACTCAAGGAGCTTTCTGTCCCTCTCCAATCCTCCAGGCGACGGCTTCTCTGACTGGATGACCGAGCGGGTCGACTTTACAGCCCTCCTCCCTCTGGAGCCCCCCTTGCCCTCAggtgccctccccccaccttccccacccccacctgaccTGGAAGCTATGGCCTCCCTCCTCAAGAAGGAGCTGGAGCAAATGGAAGACTTCTTCCTTGATGTCCCACTCCTCCCACcgtcctccccacccccgacACAGCCAGCACCggcaccctccctctccctccccctccccctgcccacctttgacctccccccgccccctgccccagaCACCCTCGACTTGCTGGCTATCTACTGCCGCAGTGAGGCCGCGCAGGGGGACTCGGGGTTGGCGCCCCTGTCCCCCCCACCGcaaccccctcctcctccccctcaaccctcccgccccaccccctaccccaatCCTGCCGCCACCCGGGGGGACCGCAAGCAAAAGAAGAGAGACCAGAACAAGTCAGCAGCTCTGAGGTACCGCCAGAGGAAGCGTGCAGAGGGCGAGGCCCTGGAGGGcgagtgccaggggctggaggcccGGAACCGGGAGCTGAGGGAGAGGGCTGAGTCGGTGGAGCGGGAGATCCAGTACGTCAAGGATCTGCTCATCGAAGTGTACAAGGCTCGAAGCCAGAGGACCCGGAGCAGCTAGCTGGGCGGGGTCTTCAGCTGTGGCTCACTTCTGTTTCTGGGGCTGAGGTGGGAGGTCCCCAGTCATCCCCCTGCCTCTGGCTGCCTTCcaaacctccccctccccctccccatcctcccccttcctcctccttctccctctccctccccccctccccttttatccttgcctcctttcctGTCCATTCTGAATttgctcccctcctccctccccagaatCATGGAATGTTTGGCTTTAGTCAACATCTATACCCTTCAACTAACAGCTGAGGAACAGAGGCCCATGGGGAATtggggggggcaggggagagctTGGAAACCTGGTCTCTCAAGCAGGGAAGTGAGGCCAGGAATCTCTGCAGAACGTCTATGCAAAGGAGGACAGGGAAGCCATCTGGAGACTAAGTCAGGGAGGGCTTTAAGAAAGGTGCCCGTAGAATACAAGCAAAATAAGCCAAGTGACCTTGGGGAACTACATTTGGGGGTGGAACCAAAAGGTGGCCGAGTTCACAGAGCAGGTGGATAAGTGGGCAGCTGGGGAGGTGGGCGGGTGAGGGGAATGGCCATAATGGGTGACTGGGTGTTCATTTTAGCTCTGGGAGGAAATCAGTGTTTTGTGaaggtgctgggggaggggctgcatCTAGGTGAGGGAGGGCAGGGACTGATCCTTTCTGGGGGTTGTGagtggaaataaaatgaagaatttcCTCTGGCTGTGCGTCTTGTCTTTGAGAGGAGAAGTTGCTCGGGGAGGGCAGTCTTAGACCAAAgacgatgatgataataatggaaataacatAATACTTATGGTCAAGCACACACACCAACACACGGTCAAGGCCAAGATGGGACTGATTGACTGGTAAAGGTACAAGACCCACTTTTAGCTTCCATTTGTTACTTACGTAGACAGGGAAAAGAGAGAATAGCCAAAGGTGCGAGCTCCCTGTGGTCCTTGTCACCAAAAAGGGTGACACCAAAAGGGGCTGGATGGCTGCAGCACAGTTGTGGGGTACCCTGTGATGAAGAGCCAGCTGTCTGAGCAAAGCTTCCCAGGGGAAGTCGGGAGGAAGTGGGAGGTGGCCTGGTAGCCATGGCGGA encodes:
- the ATF5 gene encoding cyclic AMP-dependent transcription factor ATF-5 encodes the protein MSLLATLGLELDRTLLPASGLGWLVDYGKLPLAPAPLGPYEVLGGALEGGLPGGGEPLAGDGFSDWMTERVDFTALLPLEPPLPSGALPPPSPPPPDLEAMASLLKKELEQMEDFFLDVPLLPPSSPPPTQPAPAPSLSLPLPLPTFDLPPPPAPDTLDLLAIYCRSEAAQGDSGLAPLSPPPQPPPPPPQPSRPTPYPNPAATRGDRKQKKRDQNKSAALRYRQRKRAEGEALEGECQGLEARNRELRERAESVEREIQYVKDLLIEVYKARSQRTRSS